In Hevea brasiliensis isolate MT/VB/25A 57/8 chromosome 13, ASM3005281v1, whole genome shotgun sequence, a single genomic region encodes these proteins:
- the LOC110660803 gene encoding receptor-like protein EIX1 gives MAAFATILFLLIAAANLSFSSCFQISNYVGCTEREKQALLRFKQDLIDPSNRLASWVDHQDCCKWAGVVCNNETGYVSELHLKNPPLDDFSSEVKYKAYEMSKLGGQLNPALLSLKNLIYLDLGDNNFVGNSIPEFLGSMVSLRYLNLSVSGFQGKVPHQLGNLSNLQYLDLQANQLHVENLQWLSGLSFLEYLDLSIINLSAATDWLQVVNKLPSLLQLRLSDCLLSDFPLLADVNISSSLAVLDLSWNWFDYSLFHRWISRLSNLISLNLQANNLQGPIPDNLQNFTSLKNLDLSFNNLNSGLPNWFHSFSHLEYLNFCSCNLHGTISSAISNLSSTFNNLELSFNYELSGKIPRSFGKLCNLVSISLTGVNLDQDVSEVLEILSGCASNTLESVYMGNCTLSGHLINQLGQFKRLNLLSLWGNSISGPIPVSLGELSSLKTLYLYGNELNGSLPTSFGKLSKLEDAVISQNLLKGVVSEVHFANLARLKAFNAYGNSLVLKVDTDWVPPFRVETLALGSWQLGPRFPSWLQSQEDLLKLDISNSGIFDSVPAWFWNLSLQFTVLNLSHNQIYGQIPSIDAFSYSLVIDLSSNKFIGPLPPVSSRVAALDVSNNSLSGSISNFLCDKMNEPSQIEVLNLADNHFSDEIPDCWGNWQKLVAIKLANNKFSGNIPDSVGTLSSLQSLNLRKNNLSGKLPLSLRNCSKLGSIDFSENDFDGNIPTWMGKWLPNIMILSLHSNKFHGAIPDELCALTSLQILDLRQNELSGTIPRCISNFKAMVIKNYSATTFISYETSGGSYFEDALLVMKGKVLEYSTTLKLVRSMDLPTICYQERSPVGKSQAFMVCNRSTCHTIF, from the coding sequence ATGGCTGCTTTTGCTACTATTCTTTTCTTGTTAATTGCCGCAGCAAATCTTAGCTTCAGCTCCTGTTTCCAAATTTCCAATTATGTGGGTTGCACTGAGAGGGAGAAACAAGCTCTTTTAAGGTTCAAGCAGGATCTAATTGATCCTTCGAACCGGCTTGCCTCTTGGGTTGACCACCAAGATTGCTGTAAATGGGCTGGAGTTGTCTGCAACAATGAAACAGGCTATGTCAGCGAGCTCCATCTAAAGAATCCTCCTTTGGATGATTTTTCATCAGAAGTAAAATATAAAGCTTATGAGATGTCCAAACTAGGAGGTCAGTTAAATCCTGCGCTGCTAAGTTTGAAGAATCTGATTTATTTGGACCTGGGCGACAATAACTTTGTGGGCAACTCAATTCCTGAATTTCTTGGTTCTATGGTTAGTTTAAGGTACCTTAATCTCTCTGTATCGGGATTCCAAGGAAAGGTTCCTCATCAACTTGGAAATCTCTCAAACCTGCAGTATCTCGATCTTCAAGCAAATCAGTTACATGTGGAGAATCTTCAATGGCTTTCTGGCCTTTCTTTTCTGGAATACCTGGATTTGAGCATCATAAACCTCAGCGCAGCTACTGATTGGCTACAGGTGGTAAACAAACTACCTTCTCTGCTACAGTTGCGCTTATCAGATTGTCTACTTAGTGACTTTCCTCTTTTAGCAGATGTTAATATTTCTTCTTCTCTTGCTGTCCTCGATCTTTCTTGGAACTGGTTTGACTACTCTTTGTTTCATAGGTGGATCTCTCGTCTCAGCAATCTCATTTCTCTCAATCTCCAAGCAAATAATCTTCAAGGTCCAATCCCTGATAATCTTCAGAACTTTACTTCACTAAAGAATCTTGATCTATCATTTAACAATTTAAACTCTGGATTACCCAATTGGTTCCACAGTTTCAGTCATCTTGAGTACCTTAACTTTTGCTCCTGCAACCTGCATGGTACAATATCTAGTGCCATTTCCAACCTGAGCTCTACTTTTAATAACCTTGAACTTTCATTCAATTATGAATTAAGTGGGAAAATTCCAAGATCGTTTGGAAAACTTTGCAACTTGGTGTCCATTTCCCTGACCGGTGTTAATCTTGATCAAGATGTATCTGAAGTTTTGGAAATTCTGTCAGGCTGCGCTTCTAATACCTTAGAGTCGGTATATATGGGTAATTGTACACTTTCTGGTCATCTGATTAACCAACTTGGTCAATTCAAACGTCTTAACCTTTTGTCCCTGTGGGGTAATTCAATTTCTGGTCCAATTCCAGTGTCTCTTGGTGAACTTTCATCCTTAAAAACTCTGTACCTTTATGGTAACGAATTGAATGGCAGTCTTCCTACAAGTTTTGGCAAGCTTTCAAAATTAGAAGACGCAGTGATCTCTCAGAATTTGTTGAAGGGTGTTGTTTCAGAAGTTCACTTTGCTAATCTCGCAAGATTGAAGGCCTTCAATGCATATGGAAACTCATTGGTGCTGAAAGTCGACACTGACTGGGTTCCTCCTTTCCGTGTTGAAACCTTAGCACTGGGATCTTGGCAATTAGGTCCTCGATTTCCGTCTTGGCTTCAGTCTCAAGAGGACTTACTAAAATTAGATATTTCTAACTCGGGAATTTTTGATTCTGTTCCTGCTTGGTTTTGGAATTTGTCTCTCCAGTTCACAGTTCTTAATCTATCCCACAATCAAATCTATGGACAAATTCCAAGCATAGATGCGTTTTCATACTCACTGGTTATTGATTTgagctcaaataaatttataggtCCATTGCCTCCTGTCTCCTCTCGTGTAGCTGCTTTGgatgtttccaacaattcattgtCAGGGTCAATATCCAACTTCTTGTGTGACAAGATGAATGAACCAAGCCAAATCGAAGTTCTCAATCTTGCTGATAACCATTTCTCTGATGAAATACCTGACTGTTGGGGAAATTGGCAGAAATTGGTCGCTATAAAGTTAGCCAACAACAAATTTTCGGGTAATATTCCAGACTCAGTGGGAACTTTGAGTTCCCTTCAGTCGTTGAACCTACGCAAAAACAATCTCTCCGGAAAGCTACCTCTGTCCCTGAGAAATTGTTCTAAGTTGGGGTCAATTGATTTCTCTGAGAATGACTTTGATGGAAATATACCAACATGGATGGGAAAATGGCTTCCCAATATAATGATCCTCAGCCTTCATTCAAACAAGTTTCACGGTGCCATACCTGACGAGTTATGCGCTCTAACTTCTCTCCAAATCTTGGACCTAAGGCAGAACGAGTTGTCAGGAACTATACCAAGGTGTATCAGCAACTTTAAAGCCATggtcataaaaaattattcagCAACTACGTTCATAAGCTATGAAACTTCTGGAGGGAGTTATTTTGAGGATGCACTACTTGTCATGAAAGGCAAAGTGCTCGAATATAGCACCACGCTTAAACTAGTCAGAAGCATGGATCTTCCTACAATTTGTTATCAGGAGAGATCCCCAGTAGGCAAGTCACAAGCCTTCATGGTTTGCAATCGCTCAACTTGTCACACAATCTTTTGA